The genomic DNA TCAAAAATCTATTATTGACATGGCTGCAGACCGTGCGCCCTATATTTGTCAAAGTCAAAGCCTAAATCTTTATGTGAAGGATGCAACCATGGCTAAATTAACCTCTATGCATTTTTATGCTTGGAAAAAAGGACTAAAAACGGGAATGTATTACCTACGTACCAAGGCTGCAGCAGACGCTATTAAGTTTACCATACAAAAGAAAGAAAAAGTTGAAACACCTTTTCCAAGTGAAGGAGAAAAAGAATGCTTAATGTGCAGTGGCTAGCTGGCCTATTTAACGCTTTGCTTTATGACATACTTTAATATCTCGTTATGTATAATAGCTGCTTTTTTGTTGTTAACCTTGATGGTAGGCATTTGCTTTAGTAGGCAAAAAATCACTTTTCGAGAATATGCAGTAGGCAATAAACAATTTGCTACCGCCACCTTGGTGGCTACAGTATTGGCTACTTCCTATGGTGGGGGAGGGTTCATTCGTAATGTGCAGTATGTCCATAAACTTGGCCTGTATTGGATTATTCTTGTTTCGTTTGTGGATAGTTTCAGTATATGGCTCTTTAGTAGATTGATGTTACGCATGGGGCCATTTATGCACAACCTCTCCATTGCAGAAACGATAGGTAATGTCTATGGTAAGTACCCAAGAATTATTACCGCTTTGGTTGGTATTTGTCAGTCTATTATTGGCATTGCTATGCAAATTATCGCAATGGTCTACATGGTTAGCGTGTGTGTAGGTCTAAATTTAGTTAATTCCCAAATTATTACTATTCTTGCTGCTTTAATCCTTATTGCCTATTCTGTTTTTGGAGGCGTTCGTGCCGTTACCATTACAGATATCTTGCAGTTTATCACCTTTACTACCATTATTCCATTTTTAGCTTGGTTGATGTTTAAAACAACAGGTAAATCCATAGTAGAGGTCTTCGTTTTTCTACAAACGCAAGAAAAATTCCAGGTGAGTAGCCTACGCCAGTTTGATATGAATCTATCAGCGATAATTGCAATAGCTCTATGTATTATGGTTCCTGATATCGGGGCACCTGAAGTTATGCAAAGGGCCTATATGTCTTCTGGTGCTCATCAAGCACAAAAAGTCTTTTCATATGTCAGTTTTTTTAGTTTTTTGATTATAGGTTTTATACTACTAATTAGTCTATTTGTTTTTGTAGGGGGAGGGGTAGGGTTACCAAGTGAAGCTATTTGGCATTATATCATAATGAACACTTCCCCCCTTTTTAAGGGCATGGTTTGTATCAGCTTGCTTGCTATGGCTATGTCTACAGCTGATTCTTGCCTACATGTTTGCTCTGTTATGGTTAGTCATGATATTATGGCCACCATACAGGAAGAAATTGATGATGTGCGTAAACTTAAAATAGCTAGATCAACCACATTAGTAGTGGGGCTAGCTAGTATGTTTTTGGCTTTTTATTGTAAGGATCTGGTGGAATTGCTGATGCTAGGTTTTGCTTTTTCCCTTCCAGTAGTAACTGCTCCTGCTTTGTTAGCTGTTTTTGGTTTTCGAGGTACTTCCCGTACTGCTTTGATCGGTATGGCTACAGGTGCGCTGGCTATTTTAGTTTGGAATCAATGGGTGGAACCTGTAACGGAAATCAATGGCGCCTTTATCTGTATGTTGGCCAATGGTTTGGCTATGATGGCTGCCCACTATTTACTCAAACAGCCAGAAAGTGCAGGGTGGGTTGGCACTAGTGTTATAACTATTGTGAAAACTTTTTAACGATTTCTTATATGATCTGCTTGAATATACCGCTCGTAATAGTAGGAGCCTTTTTGGTATTAACCTTGGTGGTAGGTATCTATTTTAGTAGAAAAAAAACTACTTTTCGGCAATATGCAGTAGGTAATAAGCAGTTTGCTACTGCTACTTTGGTGGCTACGGTATTGGCTACGCTTTTTGGAGGAGGAGGGCTGGTGCGTACTATAGAGCGTGTCCATAGTTCTGGTTTTTATTGGGTAATATTAGCACTTTCAGGTAGCTTGGCTGTTGGGGTTATCAGTCCATTGGCCTTGCGTATGGGACCATTTATGCAGCACCTTTCTCTTCCAGAGACTACAGGTAAAATATATGGTAAGTATGCGAGAGTTATTACGGCCTTAGCCAGTATTGGTTCTTCTATTGCTTTAATTGCTGGTCAAATCAATGTGATGTCCCTGGCTATTAGGATCTGTATAGATTCAATTGATCCAAAATCAATTACAATTTTTGCAACTTTAATACTTATTGTTTATTCCATGTTTGGAGGTATTCGTGCCATTACCTTGACGGATGTATTACAATTTGTAACCTTTGCTGTTATTATTCCGCTTTTGGCTTATTATATGATGTTAGCAACAGGAGATAAGCCAGTTGGTGAAATTATTTCTTTTTTACAGAGTCAAAAAAAATTTCAACTTAGTAGCGTATTGTATTTTGATACAAAACTAGTCGCTATGATTGCGCTGATTTTATCTAATCTTATGTCCTATATAGACCCACCAACCATGCAGAGGGTCTATATGTGCTCTGGTCCTATCCAAGCAAGAAGTGTTTTTTTATATTCTACCTTTTTTAGCTTTGTTATAAAGATTTTTATAATTCTAGTGGGCCTATTTGTCTTCGTGGGAGCACCAGAGTTGCCGGTGGAATCCATTTGGAGTTATATAATGGTTCATATCCCACCTATGTTTAAGGGGGCAGTTTCCATTAGTTTACTTGCCATGGCTATGTCTACAGCTGATTCTTGCTTAAATTCATGTGCTGTTATGGTTAGCCATGATATTTTAGAAAGTGTAAGGGGTGTAAAGGATGTTCCCTATGTTCATCAGATCCGATTAGCTAGGATAACTACTCTAGTTGTCGGACTATTTGCTATGGTATTATCTTTTTATTATGGCGATTTATTAAATCTATTTGTACTAGCTCTTGATTTGTCCGTCCCTATCATAACGGCCCCTTTTATATTAGCTATTTTTGGTTTTAGGGGTACTTCACGTACCGCTTTGATCGGTATGGCTACAGGTGTATTGGCTATTGTAGCCTGGAACAAATGGGTTGAACCATCAACAAAAATAGACGGTTCCTTTGTGTGTATGTTAGCCAATGGTTTGGCTATGTTGGCTGCCCACTACCTATTCAAGCAGCCGGAAAATACAGGGTGGGTTGGGCCGGACGATGCCTTTGTACAGTTGCAGCAAGTCCGTGCCCGTAAACAGCAGGCACGTAAAGAAGCGATTAAAAATGGATTGCTACATTTCAAAGAAACCTTGGCGCGACTGCGCCCCAGTCATGCTACACTTACATGTGTGGGGTTTTATGTACTTATCAGCAATTTACTAACCTATTTTATAGCCCCTATTACTGACCATGGAGGCTGGCTCATTGCGCAGCTCTTGATAGGCATTTGCTTTTTAGGGTATAGTACCTTTGTCTCAGAAAAAATAAAACTGATTCCAAATTGGCTTATTGGACTACTTTGGCTAACTGGCTTATCTTTTTGCTTGCCTATCAATGTGCTATGGCACTGGTGGCATGGCACCAATCTGCTCTTAACCTTAGGTTTATCTTTGGTCCATTTGGTAGTAACCTTGTTGGTGCTTCCTTTATATCTTGGTGTCAGTTTTGTAATGGCTACCCTATTTATGGTTATCTACCTAAGCTCCATTTATTGTACCAATACATTAGTGCTTTCGCCATCAACTGTTGGGTTTCTGTTACTCTTCTGTTTGGGCTTAGGTTTGCTTATTTTTGGCATTTTTGTTTACCTTAAGGCTAAGAATAATCATTATCTTGACCAAGTAAGCTACTTAAGGAATAGAGAGAAGATGCATACATCTCGTAAGCTAAAGGAATCGCTCTATAATTCAGCTATGCTTACTACTGCTCATACCCAGCCTAAAGGAACCGGCTCTATTTTAGCCCAAGTAGTAGGAAAAGTGGAAGAATCCATCTCCTTTTTAGATGACGACATGCCCCTTTATAAAAAGGATTTCCAAAGCATTATCAATAAGTTTTATGATTGGGTGACCTATTTCAATAAAAAAGACAAGGCCAAGGACCATGCATTATTGCAGCCTACTAAAATTACTGTAGATGCGTTGATTCGTAAGGTAGAGGTTGCCTTGTCTCAAGAGGTTGTACATCCTCCTAGGCTTTTTGTAGCGCAAATACAGGGGGGGGATAGTGTGCATTCTTTTTATATTATATGCGACATCGATCAGGTAATCTATGCATTGGTTAAGGCTATTTTACAAGTTGGTAAGCTAGAAGATACGCTTGCGCCATTGGTTAAAATAGAATTCCACACCACCTCTTTGCAATTTAAACAGGCAGATCCTCTTGATGATAGCGCGCCTTCTTGTATCGCTTTCGAAGCCATTGCGTTAGTGATAAGCGACCTTAGTACGCCTCCTGAAGCGCTTCCGACCATCAAAGCGGTCTATGATGATGTGGTAGATGGCATGGGGGCACAAGGTAGACCAGAAATGTCACCATCGTTGGACCTTCAGCAGGAAACGATAGCCAGTATTGTGGCTGCCCATTATGGTTATATGGAATATGGGACTGATGTTAAGAACAAAGCTATATTATTGGTATTGCCTACTGATGTCACAGCTATTCGTGATAAAATGATGATCAAGCTACCTATAGACTGCTTAACATCCGAAATGCCTATCACCCCTAAGGAGCAAGCCGATTCCATGATGGTATTGATGCAGTTCCATGACTATATCTGCAAGTCTTCTCATCGATCAGATCCTGTTGATGTAGCCACAGTTTCTGGTTTGCTTTTATTGTTGCGGAAACATTTTCGCTTTAGGCGGCATAGCTCTGGCCAATTGTTTTATGTACGGGCGGTAGGCATTGCTGAATTGGTGGTAGAATGGGTTTTTCACTCGCCTAAAGTAATTTATGCCTCTTTGCTCTATGAGTTGGTACGCCATACCTGTTTGCCCCTTTCTTATATTAAGCGCCATTATAATTTAGGCGTCTATGCCTTTGTATTGAATGTAGTGGGTATAGACAAACGTCAAGAACTAGATCATCCCTCATTGCTTTATGTCCAGAACCGTTTGAAGGCAGCCATTAAAGAAGACCATGTACAGCTCTCTGTGCTCTTTATAAAACTGGCTGAGCGGCTCTATGACCTACGCCATGCAGCAGGTTACATGCACCTCACAGAGGTACAACATATGGCGCAGGAAACCTTGGCTATAGATGTGCCAATAGCCCATGCATACTTGGGCCAAGAGATAAGCATGGCATTAGAGCAAGCGGCCAAACAGGCATTAGAGATTTATAAAAATAAACGTCAAGAACAATACATGCACCCGTCCTTCAAGGACTTAGGACAACCCACTTAACTTAAGGTTATTTTAATTTTATTTTGTATTATTGCGCTAGTTAGTCGCCCCTGAAGTATTATTTATTTACTTACCTGTTAATCACAATAACAAGTATCAAAAACCTTTTTGTATTGATTATCAAATTAAAAAAATGATATAATCCAGTACTCATCTGAATACCTTAGGATCGACTAGTTAAAATAAAGCTGATCTGTCGTTTGATGTTCCTGTTCAAATTAGTAGCAGAAAGTACTTCTATATCACGCTTTTTTATTGGTATCAAGAAATTATTATGAAGCAATTTATCCTAAATACTACCATACTAATGGTTAGTAGCCTCCTTTGTACGTTACAAGCAAGCAGCTGTTCGCAAGCGCAAAAGGAAAAACAGCAGAATCCTATTAGTAGCTTGAAGCCTCTATTCGACTCCTTTAGTCAAGGAGTATATAACACACCAATTCAGTATCATAATAGTTCATCTGTTGAATTAGGTCAGACAACGGCTACAGGTGGTAATCTAATACATACAGCTGAATTAGGTCAGACAACGGCTACAGGTAGTAAGCTAACACATACAGCTGATGAAGCACTAAATAAAAAGCGGGATAAAGCTAGTCGAATTAGTATAGGATTATCAAGCGAGGAAGCTCATTTTGTAGATAATGTAGGCCAAAAAGATTCAGAGCTTGCAAAAAATAGGGAAGCGTTCGAAGGAGTCATAGGAACCGTCCGTAAAACTTTGGACAAAGATATTAAGCCTGCGTACAGTATGGTGCAGAAAATGATAGATGACTTGGAGCAAGAACCCAAAGCAGCCACTATGCTAAATATGCCACCTCAAACTCTATTAGCACCACTACGTCTTCAGCCTATTTTTTATCCTATTGAAGACAAAGAAGAAAATAAAGTAATGGGCATCTTCAAGAACTTAATCCGGAATTACCCCGGCATAGAAGATATAAAAACCATCAAAGAATTTCTATTACAACTTTCTGCTCAACTAGAAACCCTGAGCCAGGGCTTTGATAAAGTAGAAGAAATAAAACGACTGTTTGCAGATACAGCGGAAGCAACCATACTGCTAGAAAAATTCAATGAACTACTACTGTGGCATAAAGAGTTCGAAAATTCCAAACATATTCTTAAATTTTTATTTAATTCATCGAGCTTACCACCTGTATCAGAAATACAGGCAACCTTTAGCGCATTAGAGGTTTTACATAAAAAAATTGATAATAATAGTAATCATGCAGGTGAACTGCATGATATATTGTCGGAATTAAAAAAGATTTATAAACAATTTTTGGCAAATTATGAAAGCTTCTGTGCGACTCTGTCTAGATCCAATGATGGGCAAGATTCTGAATATGGGTACCTAAAAGCATACTTTTTAGTTTTAGAAATGATCTATACCCACCATTATGGATTTATGTTAGTAGAGAAAACGGTTGAAAGAATAAAGAATAGCGCTAACTCATAGAAATAAGAATTTTATCGTAATAAACTGAGGCTATTGCAATAGCCAGTTCCAGCCGTGCGTCTCCTTTCAGCTATTTACTAGAGCGCCATTTTTTTATCGAAGGAGACGTAGGGCTGGCAATGGTTAGCCATTTGCTTTTTCAGAAAAAGGCAGCCATAGTGATGAATGGATATGGCAGAAAAGTAGATTTGTATCTAATCACGTCACTGGTTAGTAATGAATTGTATTCCACTTTTTTCTTGATAAAGAAGTGGACAAAAATCAAGCCCTAGGTAAAAAGTGGGGGACCTCACCGCCATAGCATTGAACACACAATGGCGTCAACTTAAGAGTGATATATTATTGACTATTAAATAGAATAGCATTTTTTACATGGAGTATTGGTATACGCAGTACTTGTGGCCACCGATAAAAGATTTGGCGCGCAGTAAAGGCAATGAAACAATCTATTGTTCAGCGGGAAAAACAGAACTTGCCTACTTCGTAGGCTGCAAACAGGCTGTTTTTCTAATCCGCTGAACAATAGATTGTTTAAAGACTTCCGCTTTACTGAAGCGCCGCATTCCTTTATCGGCGGCCACAATAGATTTTCTTATCATTATCAGCCCCGCGTCTCCTTCGATAAAAAATGGCGCTCTAGTAAAATACTAACGCCTGAGCGATATCTTTTTTAGCGGATTAGAAAATCGTCTGTTTGAAGCCCGCTTGCGGGCTGAGTTCACGATTTTCCCGCTGAAAAAGATATCGATTCAGCTATTTACTATCGGGCCAGACTTTTTATCGAAGGAGATAAGGGGCCCCAACCACAGGCGTGAATAGATACTACTATATTTTTTCTGCTAGAAAGATTGAATGCCTATGGCTTCTCGTACCATTTCTATGGTTGCTTTTGCCAATTGAGCTGCTTTTGCAGTACCATAATGGAGTATTTCTTTTACCATGTTGGTATCCAAACTATCCCTTTTTGCTCTGATAGGGCCTAATAAGCGTTGTAAACTATCATTTAAGATGTTTTTAATGACCACGTCACCCAATCCACCACGTCTGTAGTGAGCTTTTAAGTCAGCAACAGCTTCCTGGTCACTATGAAAGGCATCTAAATAGGTAAATACAACATTGCCTTCTACACGTCCAGGGTCGCTAGCTTTAATATGGTCAGGGTCTGTATACATCTGAAAAACTTTTTTCTTGATGACATCTGGTGGATCGGAAAGTGCAATGGCATTGCCTAATGACTTGCTTGACTTGGATTTACCATCTATGCCCACTAGCCTAGATGTTTTACTTAAAACCGCTTTGCATTCCTTTAAAATGTTGGTGTGATAGATTTTATTAAAACGCCTAACGATTTCATTGGTTTGCTCAATCATGGGCAATTGATCATCCCCAACTGGGACCAGCTCTGCTTGAAATAGGGTAATATCTGCCGCTTGACTAACCGGATAACAAAAAAAACCTGCCGGAATGGATTTACTATATCCTTTTTGCTGTATTTCATACTTTACAGTAGGGTTGCGATTCAATTGACCCAAAGTGACCAAATTGAGATAATAAACTGTTAACTCTGCAATTTCTGGTATTTGAGACTGAACTACAATGGTTGTTTGGTCAGGGTCAATCCCAATGCTTAAGTAATCCTTGGTAACTTCAATAATATTTTGAGTAACTTTTTCTGGATGGTCAAAATGATCCGTTAAGGCTTGTAGGTCTGCTACTAGGATATACTGATCGTATGTACTTTGCAATTTGATCCTGTTTTGCAAGGAGCCAATATAATGACCTAAATGGAGTTTGCCAGTTGGCCGATCACCTGTTAAGATTTTCTTTTTCATGCTTGTGTAACCTTCATTCAATGGAGCTTTATCCTATCTTGGTCTTACATAAAGCATATAATATGTATAACCAAACACTACAAAAAAGTCCTTCAACCTGCATAGCTGTGGTCAAGAGGATCCATACTACTATTAAAAAGTAACGGGATCTATTCGCTTGAAAAGAAAACCCTTGAAACTTCAAAGCTACAAATGAAATATTGGCAACCAATAGATAAGAAAGTAGTATCGTGAATAAAGGCAACACCAGGGGCTGCGTTAACCCATTGACCAAGTCTGGATAAAGGGCGCGTTTTAAAATCATAGGTAATGTGGCGATCAGTATGGCACTAGCTGGTGTGGGCAACCCCCTAAATTGATTTGTCTGTTTGGGATCCACATTAAACTTAGACAACCTAAGTGCCGAAAAGACAACTATACATAAAGCTACATAAGGACGATAAGGACAGCGCTCATAAGTTTGAATCAATTTATAGAGTATAGCCGCAGGCAACATGCCAAAACTAATAAGGTCTGCTAATGCATCTAATTGCTTTCCGAAGGCAGATTGTGCATGCAGCAATTTTGCAGCGAAACCATCTAAAAAATCAAAACAAGCCCCTATAAATATGCTATAACCAGCATATATCAGATGACCGTTTAGGGCCAGTACGGTGCCTATAGCGCCGCTGATTAGGTTTAAAATAGATAAACAATTGGGAATATGCTTTTTCATATTTTCCTGCATTCAAATAAAACATCGTGGAACGCCCCCTATTAGGAAGCTAACATCATGCTGTTACCAGCGGTAGCAATATAACTGATTTGCCTTCGATATGAAAATCATCACGCCGTTTATCTATGATCTTGACAAAGATGGTTAGGCGTAATCAAATTAGCAGCCAACCCAAAAGATTAGAGACCTTCTGCAAAACCTATTTCCAATGGCAATTTTGGTGTCGAAACTTGTCTATGCTCCTCAAATACATCTAGTATTCTGCGGTGCTCGACGGCGCTTCTCCTAAAAATTGCTGATCACAAATAGCTTTTGCAGAAGGTCTTAGGTCGATGCCATAAATCTTCT from Cardinium endosymbiont of Philonthus spinipes includes the following:
- a CDS encoding sodium:solute symporter family protein; the protein is MTYFNISLCIIAAFLLLTLMVGICFSRQKITFREYAVGNKQFATATLVATVLATSYGGGGFIRNVQYVHKLGLYWIILVSFVDSFSIWLFSRLMLRMGPFMHNLSIAETIGNVYGKYPRIITALVGICQSIIGIAMQIIAMVYMVSVCVGLNLVNSQIITILAALILIAYSVFGGVRAVTITDILQFITFTTIIPFLAWLMFKTTGKSIVEVFVFLQTQEKFQVSSLRQFDMNLSAIIAIALCIMVPDIGAPEVMQRAYMSSGAHQAQKVFSYVSFFSFLIIGFILLISLFVFVGGGVGLPSEAIWHYIIMNTSPLFKGMVCISLLAMAMSTADSCLHVCSVMVSHDIMATIQEEIDDVRKLKIARSTTLVVGLASMFLAFYCKDLVELLMLGFAFSLPVVTAPALLAVFGFRGTSRTALIGMATGALAILVWNQWVEPVTEINGAFICMLANGLAMMAAHYLLKQPESAGWVGTSVITIVKTF
- a CDS encoding sodium:solute symporter family transporter, which codes for MICLNIPLVIVGAFLVLTLVVGIYFSRKKTTFRQYAVGNKQFATATLVATVLATLFGGGGLVRTIERVHSSGFYWVILALSGSLAVGVISPLALRMGPFMQHLSLPETTGKIYGKYARVITALASIGSSIALIAGQINVMSLAIRICIDSIDPKSITIFATLILIVYSMFGGIRAITLTDVLQFVTFAVIIPLLAYYMMLATGDKPVGEIISFLQSQKKFQLSSVLYFDTKLVAMIALILSNLMSYIDPPTMQRVYMCSGPIQARSVFLYSTFFSFVIKIFIILVGLFVFVGAPELPVESIWSYIMVHIPPMFKGAVSISLLAMAMSTADSCLNSCAVMVSHDILESVRGVKDVPYVHQIRLARITTLVVGLFAMVLSFYYGDLLNLFVLALDLSVPIITAPFILAIFGFRGTSRTALIGMATGVLAIVAWNKWVEPSTKIDGSFVCMLANGLAMLAAHYLFKQPENTGWVGPDDAFVQLQQVRARKQQARKEAIKNGLLHFKETLARLRPSHATLTCVGFYVLISNLLTYFIAPITDHGGWLIAQLLIGICFLGYSTFVSEKIKLIPNWLIGLLWLTGLSFCLPINVLWHWWHGTNLLLTLGLSLVHLVVTLLVLPLYLGVSFVMATLFMVIYLSSIYCTNTLVLSPSTVGFLLLFCLGLGLLIFGIFVYLKAKNNHYLDQVSYLRNREKMHTSRKLKESLYNSAMLTTAHTQPKGTGSILAQVVGKVEESISFLDDDMPLYKKDFQSIINKFYDWVTYFNKKDKAKDHALLQPTKITVDALIRKVEVALSQEVVHPPRLFVAQIQGGDSVHSFYIICDIDQVIYALVKAILQVGKLEDTLAPLVKIEFHTTSLQFKQADPLDDSAPSCIAFEAIALVISDLSTPPEALPTIKAVYDDVVDGMGAQGRPEMSPSLDLQQETIASIVAAHYGYMEYGTDVKNKAILLVLPTDVTAIRDKMMIKLPIDCLTSEMPITPKEQADSMMVLMQFHDYICKSSHRSDPVDVATVSGLLLLLRKHFRFRRHSSGQLFYVRAVGIAELVVEWVFHSPKVIYASLLYELVRHTCLPLSYIKRHYNLGVYAFVLNVVGIDKRQELDHPSLLYVQNRLKAAIKEDHVQLSVLFIKLAERLYDLRHAAGYMHLTEVQHMAQETLAIDVPIAHAYLGQEISMALEQAAKQALEIYKNKRQEQYMHPSFKDLGQPT
- the trpS gene encoding tryptophan--tRNA ligase, coding for MKKKILTGDRPTGKLHLGHYIGSLQNRIKLQSTYDQYILVADLQALTDHFDHPEKVTQNIIEVTKDYLSIGIDPDQTTIVVQSQIPEIAELTVYYLNLVTLGQLNRNPTVKYEIQQKGYSKSIPAGFFCYPVSQAADITLFQAELVPVGDDQLPMIEQTNEIVRRFNKIYHTNILKECKAVLSKTSRLVGIDGKSKSSKSLGNAIALSDPPDVIKKKVFQMYTDPDHIKASDPGRVEGNVVFTYLDAFHSDQEAVADLKAHYRRGGLGDVVIKNILNDSLQRLLGPIRAKRDSLDTNMVKEILHYGTAKAAQLAKATIEMVREAIGIQSF
- the pssA gene encoding CDP-diacylglycerol--serine O-phosphatidyltransferase: MKKHIPNCLSILNLISGAIGTVLALNGHLIYAGYSIFIGACFDFLDGFAAKLLHAQSAFGKQLDALADLISFGMLPAAILYKLIQTYERCPYRPYVALCIVVFSALRLSKFNVDPKQTNQFRGLPTPASAILIATLPMILKRALYPDLVNGLTQPLVLPLFTILLSYLLVANISFVALKFQGFSFQANRSRYFLIVVWILLTTAMQVEGLFCSVWLYILYALCKTKIG